One Halosegnis longus DNA window includes the following coding sequences:
- a CDS encoding DUF7388 family protein: MLTDQPLAAARLDGIALKPHEHDLSRATDLDADLLNVDYEGREAFPDADALARLADGHDLRVTTPVRADGFDPLGDDSRLPLAAGERVLVAGNPTYLTDAEQERAVAPRLGAAREQAPEAWVGTEGVERIAMAAGGPQYELLSRGTRREVRALRAAGFEAEIALYAPVVLTDDEDALLDAVGSYASRRGPVRRALPEDGATDATATGRAREVLTSAVPDFALVGTPETVGDRVSELKDAGVDTVVGYPARGFDAVLDR, translated from the coding sequence ATGCTCACCGACCAACCCCTCGCCGCCGCCCGTCTCGACGGAATCGCTCTCAAGCCCCACGAGCACGACCTCTCGCGTGCCACAGACCTCGACGCGGACCTGCTCAACGTCGACTACGAGGGCCGCGAGGCGTTTCCCGACGCCGACGCGCTCGCTCGCCTCGCCGACGGCCACGACCTCCGGGTGACGACGCCCGTGCGCGCCGACGGCTTCGACCCGCTGGGCGACGACTCGCGCCTCCCGCTTGCGGCCGGCGAACGCGTCCTCGTCGCCGGCAATCCGACGTATCTCACCGACGCCGAACAGGAGCGCGCTGTCGCGCCACGACTCGGCGCTGCCCGCGAACAGGCTCCCGAGGCGTGGGTCGGAACCGAGGGGGTCGAGCGCATCGCGATGGCCGCCGGCGGGCCGCAGTACGAACTCCTCTCGCGGGGGACGCGCCGCGAGGTGCGCGCGCTCCGCGCGGCCGGCTTCGAGGCCGAAATCGCCCTCTACGCGCCGGTCGTCCTCACCGACGACGAGGACGCGCTCCTCGATGCGGTGGGAAGCTACGCCTCCCGGCGCGGCCCGGTTCGCCGCGCGCTCCCCGAGGACGGGGCCACCGACGCGACCGCAACCGGTCGCGCCCGCGAGGTGCTCACCAGCGCAGTGCCGGACTTCGCGCTCGTCGGTACGCCCGAGACGGTCGGCGACCGCGTCTCGGAACTGAAGGACGCCGGTGTCGACACCGTCGTCGGCTATCCGGCCCGCGGTTTCGACGCGGTGCTGGACCGATAG
- a CDS encoding NAD(P)/FAD-dependent oxidoreductase, whose translation MHVAVVGGGAVGVTLAHDLAPDATVTLYEADSVASGATGRAAGLCYDAFSDRRDARIARRALVRFREADALTDCPYVWLARDTGEDRDARRASEIREQAALMRDRGVDATTLDGAELGERFPALVTDDVAVAAVAESAGHVDPGRYTTETADRARERGVEIRENTPAEVTAEGDIATDDGIAGYDAVVVAAGAHTRAVVSDVAPIPVKPYRVQALVTDPVERELPMLFDASGGYYLRSREGGILVGDGTLPEEQDPDDWTREADDWFRADATGYQERALGESWPEARSWAGLCTATPDGDPLVGELQSGVYVATGWQGHGFMRAPAIAERLAAQVLGEEWSAFDPTRFGGDESFEIVEGMDVERR comes from the coding sequence ATGCACGTCGCCGTCGTCGGCGGCGGGGCGGTCGGGGTCACGCTCGCCCACGACCTCGCGCCCGACGCCACCGTCACGCTCTACGAGGCCGACAGCGTCGCCAGCGGAGCGACGGGTCGCGCCGCCGGGCTCTGTTACGACGCCTTCTCCGACCGCCGCGATGCCCGCATCGCCCGGCGCGCACTCGTCCGCTTTCGCGAAGCCGACGCTCTCACCGACTGCCCGTACGTCTGGCTCGCCCGCGACACCGGCGAGGACCGGGACGCCCGCCGCGCGAGCGAGATTCGCGAGCAAGCCGCACTCATGCGCGACCGCGGTGTCGACGCGACGACTCTCGATGGGGCCGAACTCGGCGAGCGATTCCCCGCTCTCGTCACGGACGACGTTGCCGTCGCGGCCGTCGCGGAGTCGGCCGGTCACGTCGACCCCGGACGGTACACGACGGAGACGGCCGACCGCGCCCGCGAGCGCGGCGTCGAGATTCGCGAGAACACGCCGGCGGAGGTCACCGCCGAGGGTGACATTGCGACCGACGACGGTATCGCGGGGTACGACGCGGTCGTCGTCGCTGCGGGCGCACACACCCGTGCCGTGGTGTCGGATGTCGCACCGATTCCGGTCAAGCCGTACCGGGTGCAGGCGCTCGTGACCGACCCAGTCGAGCGCGAACTGCCGATGTTGTTCGACGCGTCGGGCGGCTACTATCTCCGCTCGCGCGAGGGTGGCATCCTCGTCGGGGACGGCACCCTCCCCGAGGAGCAGGACCCCGACGACTGGACGCGCGAGGCCGACGACTGGTTTCGGGCCGACGCGACCGGGTATCAGGAACGGGCACTCGGCGAGTCGTGGCCGGAGGCGCGGTCGTGGGCCGGCCTCTGCACCGCGACCCCGGACGGCGACCCGCTGGTGGGCGAACTCCAGTCGGGCGTGTACGTCGCGACCGGCTGGCAGGGCCACGGCTTCATGCGCGCCCCGGCCATCGCGGAGCGACTGGCGGCTCAGGTGCTCGGCGAGGAGTGGTCGGCGTTCGACCCGACGCGCTTCGGTGGCGACGAGTCGTTCGAAATCGTCGAAGGAATGGACGTGGAGCGGCGGTAG
- a CDS encoding Hsp20/alpha crystallin family protein → MSDRPDIDIQEMGESLGKQLLSRAGQVSSRVQEERPLVADVLESDDAYLVVFDAPGVEMEDVQVRFEDGGVEVRLDRFRDASEEFEMVFPGRGLTLEGRAELPDGSVDPEAAEATLTAAGTLHVEVPKLETAADDE, encoded by the coding sequence ATGAGCGACCGCCCGGACATCGACATCCAGGAGATGGGCGAGTCGCTCGGCAAGCAACTGCTCTCGCGGGCCGGGCAGGTTTCCTCGCGCGTGCAGGAGGAGCGGCCGCTCGTCGCCGACGTGCTGGAGAGCGACGACGCGTATCTCGTCGTCTTCGACGCGCCCGGCGTCGAGATGGAGGACGTACAGGTGCGGTTCGAGGACGGCGGCGTCGAGGTGCGGCTCGACCGCTTTCGGGACGCGAGCGAGGAGTTCGAGATGGTGTTTCCCGGCCGCGGGCTGACGCTCGAAGGCCGTGCGGAGCTCCCGGACGGGAGCGTCGACCCCGAGGCCGCCGAGGCGACGCTGACCGCCGCCGGCACGCTCCACGTCGAGGTGCCGAAGCTGGAGACGGCGGCCGACGACGAGTAG
- a CDS encoding DUF7559 family protein, giving the protein MPATLEVVCTRDDCDLDMFNLHYTYDMPDGTGVEAFTCPYCGHADGLEELDA; this is encoded by the coding sequence ATGCCAGCAACCCTAGAAGTCGTCTGTACCCGCGACGACTGCGATTTGGATATGTTCAATCTCCACTACACGTACGACATGCCGGACGGCACGGGTGTCGAGGCGTTCACCTGTCCGTACTGTGGCCACGCCGACGGGCTGGAGGAACTCGACGCATGA
- a CDS encoding type 1 glutamine amidotransferase domain-containing protein, with amino-acid sequence MTTALFVVSEEGYWGEECAEPLTTLEEAGVDVTVATPSGGKPVVDERSVDPDNVGEDTAAFAMGVHEDNEAMNDPVPIATVEADDYDTVVFPGGHGTEWDVNQDRDARRLLRDTANGADGTALVVCHAVGILAFTRTHDGGFLVDGRNVTGFPNEWEEGIVDEHDRMPDGRKLPYWVEDEVKAAGGNWDAELDADTSVTVDGDLITARGPGSSEAAGETLLAELGLD; translated from the coding sequence ATGACAACCGCACTGTTCGTCGTGAGCGAAGAGGGGTACTGGGGCGAAGAATGTGCAGAGCCGCTGACGACGCTCGAAGAGGCGGGCGTCGACGTGACCGTCGCGACGCCGTCGGGCGGCAAACCGGTCGTCGACGAGCGGTCCGTCGATCCCGACAACGTCGGCGAGGACACGGCCGCGTTCGCGATGGGCGTCCACGAGGACAACGAGGCGATGAACGACCCCGTCCCGATTGCGACGGTCGAGGCCGACGACTACGACACCGTCGTCTTCCCCGGCGGCCACGGCACCGAGTGGGACGTGAACCAGGACCGCGACGCCCGGCGACTGCTCCGCGACACGGCAAACGGCGCAGACGGCACGGCACTCGTCGTCTGTCACGCCGTCGGCATCCTCGCGTTTACTCGGACCCACGACGGGGGATTCCTCGTCGACGGGCGCAACGTCACCGGCTTCCCCAACGAGTGGGAGGAAGGCATCGTCGACGAGCACGACCGCATGCCCGACGGGCGCAAGCTCCCCTACTGGGTCGAAGACGAGGTGAAAGCCGCCGGCGGCAACTGGGACGCCGAACTCGACGCCGACACGTCAGTCACCGTCGACGGCGACCTGATTACGGCCCGCGGTCCCGGCTCCTCGGAGGCCGCCGGCGAGACGCTGCTGGCCGAGCTGGGGCTCGACTGA
- a CDS encoding universal stress protein, which produces MHYFVAFDGTRLSEEAVRRVRSMAHATDDITVATAIPDGDEEFARERGWLAEDDPFEMEAVVRSAREEALSLASAAEFDALRVGHHAPSGAIGSRLRRLVRDIDPEVVVVGSENAGHQMDAVGSVASSVIGGDSYDVLVVRHVRE; this is translated from the coding sequence ATGCACTACTTCGTTGCGTTCGACGGGACGCGACTCAGCGAGGAAGCGGTCCGACGGGTGCGGTCGATGGCACACGCCACTGACGACATCACCGTCGCGACGGCCATTCCGGACGGTGACGAGGAGTTCGCCCGCGAGCGCGGATGGCTCGCCGAGGACGACCCGTTCGAGATGGAGGCGGTCGTACGCAGCGCCCGCGAGGAAGCACTGTCGCTCGCGTCGGCCGCCGAGTTCGACGCCCTCCGTGTCGGTCACCACGCCCCATCAGGAGCCATCGGCTCGCGGCTCCGCCGACTCGTCCGGGATATCGACCCGGAGGTGGTCGTGGTCGGCAGCGAAAACGCCGGCCATCAGATGGACGCCGTCGGTTCCGTCGCCTCGTCCGTCATCGGCGGCGACAGCTACGACGTGTTAGTCGTGCGCCACGTCCGCGAGTAA
- a CDS encoding GtrA family protein, giving the protein MNRQQLRALVARDRIGKFLSVGVVGAGFDITTATVLRELGVYPELAVFAGIEVAIVVMFLLNDRFTFAEEGAAGLPATLRRLATSNVVRVGGIAVQLGVFRLLYRVPDITLTVAGVDAWFVAAKVSGIGAGMVVNYVTESLFTWRVTRH; this is encoded by the coding sequence GTGAATCGCCAACAGCTCCGGGCGCTGGTCGCGCGCGACCGCATCGGCAAGTTCCTCTCGGTGGGCGTCGTCGGGGCCGGCTTCGATATCACGACCGCGACCGTGCTCCGCGAGCTGGGCGTCTACCCCGAGCTCGCGGTCTTTGCCGGCATCGAGGTGGCCATCGTCGTGATGTTCCTCCTCAACGACCGGTTCACGTTCGCGGAGGAGGGTGCGGCCGGGCTGCCGGCGACCCTCCGTCGGCTCGCCACCTCGAACGTCGTCCGCGTCGGCGGTATCGCGGTCCAGCTCGGCGTGTTCCGGCTGCTGTATCGCGTGCCCGACATCACGCTCACGGTCGCCGGGGTGGACGCGTGGTTCGTCGCCGCGAAGGTGTCTGGCATCGGCGCAGGGATGGTCGTCAACTACGTCACCGAGAGCCTGTTCACGTGGCGTGTGACACGACACTAA
- a CDS encoding glycosyltransferase, translating into MHRSLGLVLPAYDPDTDRLARYVDALHETLALETIRVELDAPDERTRSAVADLPVEVHSVPYRRGKGAAITAGFESLDTDVRCFLDADGSTPAHAAEEIIARVGDGLAVGSRRHPDANVVGHQTVARRFLGDGFAWVARRLLAADLYDYQCGAKAITATAWADVRDHLYEPGFAWDIELVAMTAALGYEVREVPIEWEDAPGSTVDPLRTAVDMGRALVAARHRAKRVTNSRLHDALAAGREEPVALIEREEQ; encoded by the coding sequence ATGCACCGGTCGCTGGGACTCGTACTCCCCGCGTACGACCCCGACACTGACCGGCTCGCGCGCTACGTCGACGCCCTCCACGAGACGCTCGCGCTCGAGACCATCAGAGTCGAACTCGACGCTCCCGACGAGCGGACGCGCTCTGCCGTCGCGGACCTCCCCGTCGAGGTACACAGCGTCCCCTACCGCCGCGGGAAGGGGGCGGCCATCACGGCCGGCTTCGAGTCGCTCGACACCGACGTGCGCTGCTTTTTAGACGCCGACGGCTCCACGCCGGCCCACGCCGCCGAGGAGATCATCGCACGCGTCGGGGACGGACTCGCCGTCGGCTCGCGCCGCCACCCCGACGCGAACGTCGTTGGCCACCAGACCGTCGCCCGGCGCTTCCTCGGCGACGGGTTCGCGTGGGTTGCCCGCCGGCTCCTCGCGGCCGACCTCTACGATTACCAGTGTGGCGCGAAAGCCATCACCGCCACCGCGTGGGCCGACGTGCGCGACCACCTCTACGAGCCGGGGTTCGCGTGGGATATCGAACTCGTCGCGATGACGGCCGCGCTCGGCTACGAGGTGCGGGAGGTTCCAATCGAGTGGGAAGACGCCCCCGGCTCGACGGTCGACCCGCTCCGAACCGCCGTGGACATGGGGCGGGCGCTGGTGGCGGCGCGCCACCGAGCGAAACGGGTGACGAACAGCCGACTCCACGACGCCCTCGCCGCCGGGCGCGAGGAGCCGGTCGCGCTGATCGAGCGCGAGGAACAGTGA
- a CDS encoding DUF2298 domain-containing protein, protein MEYGLVLAWGVAYLVLGAIALPLAARLFGSTARGAGFALPLVFAALGLGGFLLGTVPGLFGVPVAVVVVAGLAAASYYFGAEVDIRDAAAPGVVFLLGFAFVVLLRAFDPGVAPLGGEKFLDFGLLRSLLRTDTLPPEDMWFANEPIQYYYGGHVIAALLTELLSTAPRYAYNLALAGFYATAVSTVYGLAAMVADDAGYSPVAASALSAFFLGIASNLYTATQFVGWLLPDGLARTLAGALGLGSQAVSEFVAWSPGDFYYWSASRLIDGAITEFPLFAYLNGDLHAHMMDVPLLLLVAGLLYAYWRTPAEELRRRRLLGLGLVPPIAGYIGVVNTWSLPTAALGLPFLVYALAPAAPRSLLTGAVPEQPAETDARLRAEGVRFGAALLLAGATTLLALAWTAPFWLGSASSRPIGFLPDRTGVGELLLVHGGFLAAFVAYYLARGRDLDGRLGQVAVAGALVLAGVGLVVGAPALALVAPLVLGGWLLLRTESAGYETLLVVAGAGIVVLIEFVYIAEPQSPDSRLNTVFKLYAQVWALWAPAAGLVLVRLAGLVRERASVPTPGRRTAVAGRVLLVVLVATTGLYGALAVPSHIDAASPTANERGPTLDATAFVEIRHAGEAPAIEYISQLEGQPTIVTAAPAGYRWNPSDGNGASAPASLTGVPTVAGWYHERQYRSPEAYEQRVTDVLELYTGEPATQRRLIEQYDVRYIYVGPTERTKYGDITVGALDSVEPIERGDVTIYRVTSGE, encoded by the coding sequence ATGGAGTACGGTCTCGTCCTCGCGTGGGGGGTCGCGTATCTCGTCCTCGGGGCAATCGCGCTCCCGCTCGCGGCCCGGCTGTTCGGTTCGACCGCCCGCGGTGCCGGCTTCGCCCTCCCGCTCGTGTTCGCCGCGCTCGGACTCGGCGGCTTCCTCCTCGGGACGGTGCCGGGGCTGTTCGGCGTCCCCGTCGCCGTCGTCGTCGTCGCCGGTCTCGCGGCCGCGAGCTACTACTTCGGAGCCGAAGTCGACATCCGAGACGCGGCCGCCCCGGGCGTCGTCTTCCTGCTCGGCTTCGCGTTCGTCGTCCTGCTTCGCGCCTTCGACCCCGGCGTCGCGCCGCTGGGCGGCGAGAAGTTCCTCGATTTCGGGCTGCTCCGCTCGCTGCTCCGCACCGACACGCTCCCGCCCGAGGATATGTGGTTCGCGAACGAGCCGATACAGTACTACTACGGCGGCCACGTCATCGCCGCCCTGCTGACGGAACTGCTCTCGACTGCACCCCGCTACGCCTACAACCTCGCGCTCGCGGGGTTTTATGCGACAGCGGTCTCGACCGTCTACGGACTCGCCGCGATGGTCGCAGACGACGCCGGCTACTCGCCCGTCGCCGCCAGCGCGCTCTCCGCGTTCTTCCTCGGTATCGCGTCGAATCTCTACACGGCCACGCAGTTCGTCGGCTGGCTGCTCCCAGACGGGTTGGCCCGCACCCTCGCGGGTGCCCTCGGACTCGGGTCACAGGCGGTATCGGAGTTCGTCGCGTGGTCGCCCGGCGACTTCTACTACTGGTCTGCCTCGCGGCTCATCGACGGCGCAATCACGGAGTTTCCGCTGTTCGCGTACCTGAACGGCGACCTCCACGCGCACATGATGGACGTGCCGCTCCTCCTGCTCGTCGCGGGGCTGTTGTACGCCTACTGGCGGACGCCGGCCGAGGAGCTACGTCGTCGCCGGCTGCTCGGTCTCGGTCTCGTTCCGCCGATAGCCGGCTACATCGGCGTCGTGAACACGTGGTCGCTCCCGACGGCGGCGCTCGGGCTGCCGTTCCTCGTGTACGCGCTCGCGCCAGCAGCCCCGCGCTCGCTCCTGACCGGCGCTGTCCCGGAACAGCCCGCAGAGACGGACGCCCGACTCCGTGCCGAGGGAGTGCGGTTCGGAGCCGCACTGCTGCTCGCGGGCGCGACGACGCTCCTGGCGCTCGCGTGGACCGCGCCCTTCTGGCTGGGGAGCGCCTCCAGCCGACCGATCGGCTTCCTGCCGGACCGCACCGGAGTCGGCGAACTCCTGCTCGTTCACGGCGGCTTCCTCGCCGCGTTCGTCGCGTACTACCTCGCGCGCGGCCGGGACCTCGACGGTCGACTCGGCCAGGTCGCCGTCGCCGGCGCGCTCGTGCTCGCCGGCGTCGGTCTCGTCGTCGGCGCGCCGGCGCTCGCGCTCGTCGCCCCGCTCGTCCTCGGCGGCTGGCTCCTCCTGCGCACGGAGTCGGCCGGCTACGAGACGCTGCTCGTCGTCGCCGGCGCGGGGATTGTCGTCCTCATCGAGTTCGTCTACATCGCCGAACCGCAGTCGCCCGACTCGCGGCTCAACACGGTGTTCAAGCTCTACGCGCAGGTGTGGGCGCTGTGGGCTCCCGCCGCCGGTCTCGTTCTCGTCCGGCTTGCCGGTCTCGTTCGCGAACGCGCGAGCGTCCCGACGCCCGGCCGCCGGACGGCCGTCGCCGGACGCGTCCTGCTCGTCGTGCTGGTCGCCACGACGGGTCTGTACGGCGCTCTCGCGGTGCCGTCTCACATCGACGCGGCGAGTCCGACGGCCAACGAACGGGGGCCGACGCTGGACGCGACGGCGTTCGTCGAGATTCGCCACGCCGGAGAGGCTCCCGCCATCGAGTACATCAGCCAACTGGAGGGGCAACCGACCATCGTGACGGCCGCGCCCGCCGGCTACCGGTGGAACCCGTCGGACGGTAACGGCGCGAGCGCACCGGCGAGTCTCACCGGGGTCCCGACGGTCGCGGGCTGGTACCACGAGCGCCAGTACCGGTCGCCCGAGGCGTACGAACAGCGCGTCACCGACGTGCTGGAACTCTACACCGGCGAGCCGGCGACACAGCGGCGACTCATCGAGCAGTACGACGTGCGCTACATCTACGTCGGGCCGACGGAGCGGACAAAGTACGGCGACATCACGGTCGGTGCGCTCGATTCGGTCGAGCCAATCGAACGCGGCGACGTGACGATTTACCGAGTTACGTCAGGAGAATAG
- a CDS encoding SDR family NAD(P)-dependent oxidoreductase, with protein MADEPRRAVVVGASSGIGEALARRLAADGYEVGLCARRRDRLVDIGDDLPTKAYVAKLDVTDTEDAREGFFDLVEAMGRVDLVFLNAGVGYENRSLDWERERQTVETNVVGFTALAVAAIRQFERQGDGRLVGISSLAAHMPDGNAASYHASKAYVSRYCDGLRYRVQHLDADVGVTTIEPGFVDTDLAGGDLWLCSPETAADQIVAAARRGKRHAYVTKRWRVVAWLVAVLPDLVKRRLFS; from the coding sequence GTGGCCGACGAGCCGCGCCGCGCCGTCGTCGTCGGCGCGTCGAGTGGTATCGGCGAGGCGCTCGCTCGCCGACTCGCCGCCGACGGCTACGAGGTCGGGCTCTGTGCGCGCCGGCGTGACCGGCTCGTCGACATCGGCGACGACCTGCCGACGAAGGCGTACGTCGCCAAGCTCGACGTGACCGACACAGAGGACGCCCGCGAGGGCTTTTTCGACCTCGTGGAGGCGATGGGTCGCGTCGACCTCGTCTTCTTGAACGCCGGCGTCGGCTACGAGAACCGCTCGCTCGACTGGGAGCGTGAACGACAGACCGTCGAGACGAACGTGGTCGGGTTCACCGCGCTCGCCGTCGCCGCGATTCGCCAGTTCGAGCGACAGGGTGACGGCCGGCTCGTGGGTATCTCCTCGCTCGCGGCGCACATGCCAGACGGCAACGCCGCCTCGTATCACGCGTCGAAGGCGTACGTCTCGCGCTACTGTGACGGGCTTCGCTACCGCGTCCAGCATCTCGACGCCGACGTCGGCGTCACGACCATCGAACCCGGCTTCGTGGACACCGACCTCGCCGGCGGTGACCTGTGGCTCTGTTCGCCCGAGACGGCCGCCGACCAGATTGTCGCGGCCGCACGCAGGGGGAAACGCCACGCCTACGTGACGAAGCGCTGGCGCGTCGTCGCGTGGCTCGTCGCCGTCCTGCCGGACCTCGTCAAGCGCCGGCTATTCTCCTGA
- a CDS encoding HAH_0734 family protein — MKRLIIHGDPGIRKGAIIQLDGEELYCFSVTRNGDWHGPDEVQLWCTVGTEAEQEDFDRRDFVPMHLDVETADAEAVEVIKAKGALAV, encoded by the coding sequence ATGAAACGTCTCATCATTCACGGCGACCCGGGTATCCGGAAGGGTGCGATTATCCAGTTGGACGGTGAGGAGCTGTACTGCTTTTCCGTGACGCGCAACGGCGACTGGCACGGTCCCGACGAGGTCCAGCTGTGGTGTACGGTCGGCACCGAAGCCGAGCAGGAGGACTTCGACCGTCGCGACTTCGTCCCGATGCACCTCGACGTGGAGACCGCCGACGCGGAGGCCGTCGAGGTCATCAAAGCGAAGGGCGCGCTCGCGGTCTGA
- a CDS encoding 50S ribosomal protein L44e translates to MQMPRRFNTYCPHCNAHHEHEVEKVRSGRSSGMTHDQRKTRRGRSVIGNAGRFSKVPGGDKPTKKTNLKYRCADCGKAHLREGWRAGRLEFQE, encoded by the coding sequence ATGCAGATGCCACGCCGATTCAACACGTACTGTCCGCACTGTAACGCCCACCACGAGCACGAGGTGGAGAAGGTCCGCTCCGGGCGCTCCTCGGGGATGACCCACGACCAGCGGAAGACCCGACGCGGCCGCTCCGTCATCGGCAACGCCGGTCGGTTCTCGAAGGTTCCCGGCGGGGACAAACCCACCAAGAAGACGAACCTCAAGTACCGCTGTGCTGACTGCGGCAAGGCCCACCTGCGCGAGGGATGGCGCGCCGGACGACTGGAGTTTCAGGAATAA
- a CDS encoding 30S ribosomal protein S27e — protein MAGSFLTVACPDCENEQIVFEKPSNKVSCAVCGHTLVTPTGGIGAVEGEVVDVVEDRTTDPLA, from the coding sequence ATGGCCGGGAGCTTCCTCACCGTCGCCTGTCCGGACTGCGAGAACGAACAGATCGTCTTCGAGAAGCCCTCGAACAAAGTGTCGTGTGCCGTCTGCGGCCACACGCTCGTGACGCCGACCGGCGGCATCGGTGCCGTCGAAGGCGAGGTCGTCGACGTGGTCGAGGACCGCACGACCGACCCGCTCGCGTAA
- a CDS encoding translation initiation factor IF-2 subunit alpha, with translation MQYSGWPETGELVVGEVDEIEDFGVFVDLLEYEDKRGLVHVSEVASGWIKNVRDHVNVDDVVVCKVLDVNTSSQQVDLSIKDVNDHQRSDKIQEWKNEQKADKWMELAFGEDVSDEQFASVAGELVEEFGSMYAGFEQAAIHGPEALDSTDLSEEEVDALVETARKNVSVPYVTVTGYVDLTSPNPDGVEDVRAAMEAAAGNGEVPDEVDLDVTYVGAPEYRIRVQAPNYDDAETQLEASAARASESISAAGGTAAFHRDRRTDDE, from the coding sequence ATGCAATACTCAGGCTGGCCCGAAACCGGCGAACTCGTCGTGGGCGAGGTGGACGAAATCGAGGACTTCGGTGTCTTCGTCGACCTCCTCGAGTACGAGGACAAGCGTGGGCTCGTCCACGTCAGCGAGGTAGCGAGCGGCTGGATCAAGAACGTCCGCGACCACGTCAACGTCGACGACGTGGTCGTCTGCAAGGTGCTCGACGTGAACACGTCGAGCCAGCAGGTCGACCTCTCCATCAAGGACGTCAACGACCACCAGCGGTCGGACAAGATTCAGGAGTGGAAAAACGAGCAGAAGGCCGACAAGTGGATGGAGCTGGCCTTCGGCGAGGACGTCTCCGACGAGCAGTTCGCCTCCGTCGCTGGCGAACTCGTCGAGGAGTTCGGCAGCATGTACGCCGGCTTCGAACAGGCGGCAATCCACGGACCGGAGGCGCTCGATTCGACCGACCTCTCCGAGGAAGAGGTCGACGCGCTGGTCGAGACTGCCAGAAAGAACGTCTCCGTTCCGTACGTGACCGTGACCGGCTACGTCGACCTCACGTCGCCGAACCCGGACGGTGTCGAGGACGTGCGCGCCGCGATGGAAGCCGCCGCGGGCAACGGTGAGGTGCCCGACGAGGTGGACCTCGACGTGACCTACGTCGGCGCACCGGAGTACCGCATCCGCGTGCAGGCACCGAACTACGACGACGCCGAGACGCAACTCGAAGCGAGTGCGGCCCGTGCGAGCGAGTCGATTTCGGCCGCGGGCGGCACGGCGGCGTTCCACCGCGACCGCCGCACCGACGACGAGTGA
- a CDS encoding RNA-protein complex protein Nop10, with amino-acid sequence MKADIRVCSAWETAHERPRYTLQDRCPDCGADTENSAPAPYNPEDRYGEYRRRVKRRERDA; translated from the coding sequence ATGAAAGCCGACATCCGCGTCTGTAGCGCCTGGGAGACAGCTCACGAGCGCCCGCGCTACACGCTACAGGATCGCTGTCCCGACTGCGGGGCCGACACGGAAAACAGCGCACCGGCCCCGTACAACCCCGAGGACCGCTACGGGGAGTACCGCCGGCGCGTCAAGCGACGCGAGCGCGACGCGTAA
- a CDS encoding proteasome assembly chaperone family protein codes for MDEFDVIWHTEPSLDDPVLVEGLPGVGHVGKLAADHLVDEFETDHVATVYSEHFPPQVTVEDGVSKLASAEFHAVDADGTDLLVLTGDQQAGDGPGHYRLTTTFLDVAEECGCETAYALGGVPTGELIEEYGVVGAVSEASLVGPLEDAGVEFRDDEPAGGVVGVSGLILGLGGRRGFEAACLMGETSGYLVDPKSARAVLDVLCAKLGFEVDYESLDERADEMEEVMEKMQEMQQQSTQTPDDDLRYIG; via the coding sequence ATGGACGAATTCGATGTAATATGGCACACGGAGCCGTCGCTCGACGACCCCGTACTCGTGGAGGGGTTGCCGGGTGTGGGTCACGTCGGCAAGCTGGCGGCCGACCACCTCGTCGACGAGTTCGAGACGGACCACGTCGCGACCGTGTACTCCGAGCACTTCCCGCCGCAGGTCACCGTCGAGGACGGGGTCTCGAAGCTCGCGAGCGCGGAGTTTCATGCCGTCGACGCCGACGGCACCGACCTGCTCGTGTTGACGGGCGACCAGCAGGCCGGCGACGGCCCGGGCCACTACCGGCTCACGACGACGTTTCTCGACGTCGCCGAGGAGTGTGGCTGTGAGACGGCGTACGCGCTCGGTGGCGTCCCGACGGGCGAACTCATCGAGGAGTACGGCGTCGTCGGCGCGGTCAGCGAGGCGTCGCTGGTCGGACCGCTCGAAGACGCGGGCGTGGAGTTCCGCGACGACGAACCCGCGGGCGGCGTCGTCGGCGTCTCGGGGCTCATCCTCGGGCTCGGCGGCCGGCGCGGCTTCGAGGCCGCCTGTCTGATGGGTGAAACCTCCGGCTATCTGGTCGACCCGAAGAGCGCACGCGCCGTCCTCGACGTGTTGTGTGCGAAACTCGGCTTCGAGGTGGACTACGAGTCGTTAGACGAGCGGGCCGACGAGATGGAGGAAGTGATGGAGAAGATGCAGGAGATGCAACAACAGAGCACGCAGACGCCGGACGACGACCTGCGGTACATCGGCTGA